A stretch of the Thiomicrorhabdus indica genome encodes the following:
- a CDS encoding TonB-dependent receptor: MSFIFKKPPLFITLLSLCSCPAIANEILPTVEVEATNNAQNGQVQSNASELLQQQASGNTLGDYLQEHASVESASYGPAVGRPVVRGMSGYRVKILQNDTEMNDLSAMSQDHAVGVMPKASERIELLKGPASIVYGASAGGTVRLVNESHHQFPEKGFSGQVDAEVGSNNDLQSLGGKAVATSDQFTVGISANRIQTEDYTDGHGNLVKDSDVLTEQASLVAGWRYKPSAQVIVSYETLDKDYGIPNQTSRATRIDMERDIYSLHWSETELFEQLDKLSFDLSYSDYLHNETEGGRKDGLFGQKALQALVSADYYLDDWLGKLQLSYRTNELKVCHEHGACDSFSTASRSGIDTNVGASLENYLSSTGLPYSHGHPMPNTETQTWMLGANAEKPLLGWGEEVYLSIGAHIEARALQADSSNIQETWLMPSRVDANYYQDETEFAGSISAGVKHPLTQNIQSEVNLSYLERLPSVDELYWNGFHHATDSYVFGNRDLKKERSVNLDWDLALEGEQSDWHFSTYGYYFWDYIYQDSAYDQNGKPLIDPFHLSDVWQTMQTDAVFAGGSVRNDWQVMQWKQRPVIWTNQFEASLAQKNNGDSLPRTAPYSYLTKLGYQAMNWSANISLKHVFEANKLAEYESATDSYTWLSAYADWKVKSRYGNWRVWLKGENLLDSYAQNHLSFLKDTAPLMGRSVRAGIRWQY; encoded by the coding sequence ATGTCATTTATTTTTAAAAAACCCCCTCTATTTATTACGCTTTTGTCTCTGTGTAGTTGTCCTGCAATTGCCAACGAAATTTTGCCGACAGTTGAAGTTGAAGCAACTAACAATGCTCAAAATGGACAGGTGCAGTCAAACGCTTCTGAGTTGCTGCAACAACAGGCTTCTGGTAATACGCTTGGAGATTATTTGCAGGAACATGCCAGTGTGGAATCGGCGAGTTACGGTCCTGCGGTAGGTCGTCCTGTTGTCCGTGGCATGAGCGGCTATCGTGTGAAGATTTTGCAAAATGATACCGAAATGAATGATCTTTCTGCAATGAGCCAAGATCATGCGGTTGGAGTCATGCCAAAAGCTTCAGAACGAATTGAATTGCTTAAGGGGCCTGCTTCTATAGTTTATGGAGCCAGTGCTGGTGGAACTGTGCGCTTAGTCAATGAGTCACATCACCAATTTCCAGAAAAAGGGTTTTCAGGACAAGTTGATGCTGAAGTTGGTAGTAATAACGATCTGCAAAGTTTAGGCGGAAAAGCCGTCGCTACATCGGATCAGTTTACGGTGGGCATCTCTGCAAATCGTATTCAAACGGAAGATTACACGGATGGTCATGGTAATTTAGTAAAAGATTCGGATGTTTTGACGGAACAGGCGAGCTTAGTGGCTGGATGGCGTTATAAACCGAGTGCACAAGTGATTGTCAGTTATGAGACGTTGGATAAAGATTACGGAATTCCGAACCAAACTTCTAGAGCGACTCGTATTGATATGGAACGTGACATTTACAGTTTGCATTGGTCTGAAACCGAGCTGTTCGAACAGCTTGATAAGCTAAGTTTTGATTTGAGTTACAGCGACTATCTGCATAATGAAACCGAAGGTGGTCGCAAAGATGGTTTATTTGGACAAAAAGCGCTACAAGCTCTTGTTTCGGCAGACTACTATTTAGATGATTGGTTAGGCAAATTGCAACTCAGTTATCGAACAAATGAGTTGAAAGTCTGTCATGAACATGGTGCTTGTGATTCTTTTTCGACAGCCAGTCGAAGTGGGATTGATACCAATGTTGGCGCGTCTTTAGAGAACTATCTAAGTTCAACAGGATTGCCTTATTCGCACGGCCATCCCATGCCGAATACTGAAACACAGACTTGGATGCTTGGTGCAAATGCTGAGAAACCATTGTTAGGATGGGGAGAAGAGGTTTATCTGAGTATTGGAGCGCATATTGAAGCGCGAGCTTTACAGGCGGATTCCAGTAATATTCAAGAAACATGGCTGATGCCCAGCCGCGTCGATGCCAATTACTATCAAGATGAAACCGAGTTTGCAGGAAGCATTTCGGCTGGTGTAAAACATCCGTTGACTCAGAACATTCAATCCGAAGTGAACCTCAGTTATTTAGAGCGCTTGCCTAGTGTGGATGAGCTTTATTGGAATGGATTTCATCATGCTACCGATAGTTATGTTTTTGGTAATCGTGATTTGAAAAAAGAGCGCTCGGTCAATTTAGATTGGGATCTTGCTTTAGAGGGAGAGCAATCCGATTGGCACTTCAGTACTTACGGTTATTACTTCTGGGATTATATCTACCAAGATTCAGCCTATGATCAAAATGGTAAACCATTGATTGATCCATTTCACTTAAGTGATGTTTGGCAAACCATGCAAACCGATGCAGTTTTTGCCGGTGGGTCTGTGCGCAATGATTGGCAGGTGATGCAGTGGAAACAACGCCCAGTTATTTGGACTAACCAATTTGAAGCAAGCCTAGCCCAGAAAAATAATGGTGACTCTCTTCCAAGAACCGCGCCTTACAGCTATTTAACGAAATTGGGTTATCAAGCGATGAACTGGTCTGCCAACATTAGTTTGAAGCACGTTTTTGAAGCAAATAAGCTAGCGGAATATGAATCGGCAACGGACAGCTACACTTGGCTATCTGCGTATGCAGATTGGAAAGTTAAAAGTCGATATGGAAACTGGCGAGTTTGGTTAAAAGGTGAAAACTTACTCGATAGCTACGCGCAAAATCATTTGTCTTTCCTAAAAGACACTGCACCTTTAATGGGACGTAGTGTTAGAGCAGGGATTCGCTGGCAGTATTAG